The genomic stretch TCGTGGGGCGAGTCCGACAACAAGGTCATGCGGTTCGAGGCATTCCGCGCGCTCGGCGACGAGGTGAAGAGCGCATGGCTGGCGTACATCGTCGCGACGTCGCTGGAGGCCAAGGAGTCCTACGGCTCCAATCGCCAGAACCCGCTCCACGGCCGCATGGCCAGCATCCTCGAGGTCGAGGTCGCCAGCTGGTGGCGTCCGACGTCGGAGAACTTCTTCGACCGGGTTTCCAAGGGGTCGTTGATCTCGCTGCTTCACGAGGTCGGAGGCCCCGCGCTGTCGAGCCGTCACGCCAGCGAGAAGAAGACCGAGATCTCGGCATCGTGCCAGAAGCTCTTCGCTGGCGAAGCGATCGTTCGAGACCGACGTCAAGGAAGCTGCCCTGAAATGGGTGCCCACCGCGATGCGCTTCAGCGACACTGTCGTCGGGGGTGAGAGCGAGGACGACGGCGAGCAGGGAGATCTCGCGGACCTGATCGAGGCGGACAGCGACGATACCGGCGAGGACGATCTTGCCGCTTTGGTCGGTGACAGCCCGGACGATGTCGAGACGAACGGCAGCGCCCAGACCGAACTCGATCACCAGAACGATGACGATGTGAACGAGATCGTCGCGGCCGAATAGCGGCACGACGGTTCAATTCTGAGCAGCCTCACTGCCGGCCCGCGACCTCGCGGCGCCGGCAGTGCCTTTTCCTCACCGCTAACGAGGACAGCGTCATGACCGCTACAACCCGCGACATTGCGGCCGACATCACCGCCGCCATCATCGCACGGCTCGAAGCAGGGACCCTCCCGTGGCAGCGCTCCTGGTCGGTTACCGGCGAGGGCGGCAGGCCACTGCGCCATGAGGGCGTTCCGTACGCGGGCATCAACGCCCTGTGGCTTTGGGCGACCGCCGACACCTATGGCTATCGCAGCCGCTACTGGATGACCGCCCGTCAGGCACGCGAACTGGGCGGCGAGATCAACCGCGATGCCAGACCGTCTTTCTCCGTCTATGCCTCGACCTTCCGCAAGGCCGGAATGCCCAATCTGCTCGGTGCGACCGCTGACCAGATGATCCGCTTTCTGCGTTCCTATGTCGTCTTCAACGCCGACGAAATCGTTGGCCTCCCGGACTATTACTACCCGCGCGAGGTTGCACCGACCCCTTTGCTGATCTCAGAACGGCAGGATCGCATCGACGCCTTCTTTGCCGGTATCCCGGCCAAGGTCCGTCACGGCGGTGACCGCGCCTTCTTCCACCCAACCTTCGACTATATCCAGATGCCGCACACCGGTAGCTTCAAGTCAGGCGACGCATACGCATCGGTTCGGGCGCACGAGACCGTCCATTGGGCAGGCCATGCCTCCCGGCTCGATCGCACCTTCGGGAAGCGCTTCGGCGACAACGCATATTGCGTCGAAGAATTGGTCGCTGAGCTTGGCTCGGCCATGATCTGCGGCGATCTCGGTCTCCCGACCGAGCTGCACGACAGCCACGCCTCCTACCTCGCCAACTGGTTGGGGGTGTTGCGCGCCGACAAGACCGCGATCTTCCTGGCCGCGACTAAGGCCGAACAGGCCTTCTCCTACCTTCGCGCCTTCTCGACCGAGGCTGCAGCAGAAACGCGGCTCGCCGCATGAA from Sphingomonas faeni encodes the following:
- a CDS encoding ArdC family protein, with translation MTATTRDIAADITAAIIARLEAGTLPWQRSWSVTGEGGRPLRHEGVPYAGINALWLWATADTYGYRSRYWMTARQARELGGEINRDARPSFSVYASTFRKAGMPNLLGATADQMIRFLRSYVVFNADEIVGLPDYYYPREVAPTPLLISERQDRIDAFFAGIPAKVRHGGDRAFFHPTFDYIQMPHTGSFKSGDAYASVRAHETVHWAGHASRLDRTFGKRFGDNAYCVEELVAELGSAMICGDLGLPTELHDSHASYLANWLGVLRADKTAIFLAATKAEQAFSYLRAFSTEAAAETRLAA